The following are from one region of the Carnobacterium gallinarum DSM 4847 genome:
- a CDS encoding phosphatidate cytidylyltransferase produces the protein MKQRVITAVIALIFFIPVVYYGSWVLEIVVAAMGLIGLFELFKMKGNSIFSIEGLIASIGTLLLIAPTKWLAFLPENYSQLYLFYVCGILLLICTVFSKNSFTFDDAGVAILGSLYIGYGFHYFIETRAAGFSLLMYILFVVWATDIGAYMFGRKIGKNKLAPAISPNKTIEGSLGGIASALVVAAVYLYFYPQGYSMGTMLALTVLFSISGQLGDLVESAFKRHYDVKDSGTILPGHGGILDRFDSLLFVLPILHLAALI, from the coding sequence GTGAAACAAAGAGTGATTACGGCAGTTATTGCCTTGATTTTCTTTATCCCAGTGGTTTATTATGGATCGTGGGTATTGGAAATTGTTGTAGCTGCAATGGGATTGATTGGATTATTTGAACTATTTAAGATGAAAGGCAATTCTATTTTTTCCATAGAAGGTTTGATTGCTAGTATTGGAACGTTACTATTGATTGCTCCTACAAAGTGGTTAGCCTTTTTACCAGAAAATTATTCACAGCTGTACTTATTTTATGTATGTGGAATCCTACTATTGATTTGTACTGTTTTTTCAAAAAATTCTTTTACTTTTGATGATGCAGGAGTAGCGATTTTAGGTTCTTTATATATAGGTTATGGTTTCCATTATTTTATTGAAACTCGCGCAGCCGGATTTAGTTTATTAATGTATATTTTATTTGTCGTTTGGGCAACAGATATTGGAGCGTACATGTTTGGTCGCAAGATTGGGAAAAATAAACTAGCACCAGCCATTAGTCCAAATAAAACAATAGAAGGTTCATTGGGTGGAATTGCCTCAGCTTTAGTAGTTGCAGCAGTTTACTTATACTTTTATCCTCAAGGCTATTCAATGGGAACAATGCTAGCTTTAACTGTATTATTCTCGATTTCTGGTCAATTAGGAGATTTAGTTGAATCTGCCTTCAAACGTCATTATGACGTTAAAGACTCAGGAACTATTTTGCCAGGGCATGGTGGCATTTTAGATCGTTTTGATAGTTTATTATTTGTTTTACCTATTTTACATTTAGCAGCACTTATTTAA